In bacterium, the genomic window TTTTGGGGATTGCGCGGCGGCGGCGGCAATTTCGGCATTGTGACGAATTTCGAATACCAACTCCATGCGATCGGCCCGGAGGTCATTGCCGGCGGAATTGCCTGGCGTGGTGAAGACGCTGCCGAAGTGCTGCAGATGTATCATGCCCTCACGCAACAGGCGCCGCCGGAACTCACTTGCGCGGCGGCCTTGCGCCTGGCACCGCCGGCTCCCTGGTTGCCGAAGGAAATTCACGGCCGGCCCATCGTGGCCTTGTTCGTGTGTTATTCCGGACCGATTGCAGAGGGGGAGAAGGTGGTGGCCGCAATCAAAGCGTTTGGCGCGCCAGTGGGCGATATTGTGCAGCGGCGGCCTTATGTGGCGCAGCAAAGTCTGCTGGATGCCACCCAGCCCAAGGGCCGGCGGTATTACTGGAAATCCGAGTATCTGTCCAAGCTCGACGCGGAGATTTTCCCGCGCGCGATCGCGCACGCGAAGGATTTCAAATCGCCGCACGCGGCCATCATCTTCTTTCCGATCGACGGCGCGATCCGCAGACTCCCGGATGATCATTCGCCCGTGGGCAACCGCAATGCCGCTTGTGTGCTCAACATTGCCGCAGCCTGGGACAAAGCCGAGGAAGATGACGCCAACGTGGCCTGGGCGCGCACGGCATGGCAGGATATGCGCCGCTTCTCAACGGGCGGCACCTACATCAACTTTCTCACGGAAGAGGAAGGCGAGGACCGCATCCGGGCGGCTTATGGCGACAACTATCAACGCCTGGTCGAAGTGAAGACGAAATGGGATTCGGAAAACCTGTTCCGGATGAACAAGAACATCGCGCCGCGGCCGCCGCGCGGATGAAATTGCCTGGCCCGGCGTGCAATTCTGAACGTCGGCAGTCACTGCAGTGAAATCCCACAGCAAAGCCCGCAGTTTTGCTGTGGGATTCTTTTTGCACGTTTGGCGTGCCGCCTCTCCCACCGTCTATCTTCCCTGGCAAAAATTTCCGCAAAATCTCGCCGATGCCGTTAGTGTCTAGACAAACACATTAAAACCCAACTTCCGCGAAGGGAGGTTCTCTCGAACCGGCAGGCCGCCGGGCGCGAGGAGGGGCCCGCTTCGCGAACCCTTGGTTTCACCGCCACCCATTGCCAGGGTTTCTATGGACAAGTCACCTCAGTTCGCCACAGGATCTGGTGAGAGATACGCCGTGATCATCGGGATCAATCATTATCGTGATCCGGGAATTGCGCCGCTGCAGTTCGCCCGCAACGATGCCACCGCCTTGCGCGATCTGCTCATTGATCCTCGCTGGGGCCTGTTCAAGAAAGAAAACGTCCATCTCCTGGTCGACGCACAGGCGACTGCCGGTGACATCCGTTCGCAACTGATCTACTGGCTGGGCGCCAATGTGAATGAGAATGATGACGTCTGGCTCTTCTTTGCCGGGCGGGGCGCCACCCTCGCCTCCCATCCCGCCACGCACGCGCTGCTCGGCCATGATGCCATGTTGAACGATCTGGAAGGCTCCGCCATCACGCTGGACAAACTGGAGGAGTGGCTGCAGCTCGTGACCGCGGCCCGCATGCTGATCGTGCTCGACTGCGGCTTCAACGTCGACGGCGACGGCCGCGCGCTGGCAACCGGCGGCGTGCCGGTCTTGTATGACGATTCCTTTCTCGCGGCGCTGGCGCAGGGCCGGCAGCGTTACGTGATTGCCGCGGCCATGCCGCATCAAACCTGCCTGGAAGACCCGGAACTGCAGCACGGCCTGCTTTCCTACATCCTGCTGCGCCAGATTCAGAGCGAGGCCAGCGGCGAGGTCGCCGGCCGTCTGAGTTGGGATGCACTTTATCAATTCCTGGCGGTGGCGGTGCCGCGCTGCGCCGAGCAGTTGGGCGCGGTGCAGAATCCGATTCGCCTGGGCAGCCGGGAGAATTTCATTCTGCTGGCGGGCGAACCGCCGGAGAGTCGCATGGCGCCGGCGGTGCCGGAAGGCGAGCTGGCGGAATTCGTGCGTGTCTTGCTGCTGCAAGCACAAGAGGCGGCGCGCACGGATCAGCTCGAGAAGGCGAAGGAACTGTTCGGCGAGATTCTGCGGCTGGAACCGGGCAATCGCCGGGCACAACGCGGCCTGCAAATTCTGCAGGCGGAACTCGAGCGCAACCAGCGTGAGCAGACGCTCAAGGATTTGTTCGTGCAGGCGCGGCGCCACCTCGACGAAAAAAACTATCTCGCCGCGCTGCAGACCTACCAGGCCATCCAGCAGTTCGATCCCACCAGCAAATCCGCGGCGCTGGGCGTCGAATCCTGCCAGGCGCTGCTGCAGCGTGATTTGCCAGGCCGCGCACCGGTGGAAGAGCCGGCAGCCGGGGAAGGGGCGGTACGCTACCGCCACATGAAGCCTTACGATCGTTACATTTGGCCCTATATCGGCTGGTGGGCCTTGCTCTGGTGTTGCTGGAAAATCTTCACCGGCGATTTCGTGAATCTCGACACGCCCTACTCCCTTTTTCAGCCCGCGGTGCAAGCCGCCTTCATCGGCGCCCTCATCGGATTCGCGCATGCCAGCATCAACTATGGCGTGATCAAGCTGGTGAAGGTCTTGCGCCGCCGCCGCCTGTTGAACAAGGCTTGACCGCAAACAAAAAGGCGAAAGCTGTTTGCTCTCGCCTCAGAAGTGATCTACAGAAGAATCTCCCCACCGCTGCACGCGCCGCCTCATGCCCCCAATGCCGCCCTGCTTCCCGCCGGTCTGGTGAACTCCCCTTGCGCCAAAGCGCCGTTCATTTCTCTTCGCGCATTTGTCGCAGCGTCGCGATTTCCTGATCCAGCCGTTTCTGCCGCCGGCTGATGGAAAAGAGATAACCCAAAATCAACACCCAAACCACGACGAATCCGGCAAACAGGAAGTTGAGATTCCTGGCCGGGGTGGAGGCCGGCGCTTGCAGCAGCAGCGCCATCCCCGACCAAACAATTGCCATTGCGAGTGCCATATGGTTGCATCCGTTGCGTTGAATTGAACTGCCAGAGCAGGGAGGTGCCGGCGGCCGTTGTCACGGTTCGGCGATCATAGCGTTGTGCAGTTGCAGAACATTGCCAGCGGCGCGCTTCAGGAAGCCGCGAAGGACATCTCCTGCTTGATCTCTTTGACGGCGAGCTGGGCGCGCTCGAGGCGCAGACGCTGCAGCAGTAGAAAAACGAACAAGCAGATGAACACCACGATGCTGAACAGAAACGTGTAACGCATGCTGGGCTCCAGCCCCGAGCCGGAGCCGCCGAAAATGACCGGCTGCGGATGCAGCGTGCGCCACAAACGGTTGGCGAGATAGACGATCGGCACGTCCACGAAGCCGACGATGGCGAAAACCGCCGCGAAGCGCGCCCCGCGCTGCTCTTCGCCGGTGTAGACGCGCAGCATCATGTAGCCGATATAGATGAACCACAGAATCAAAGTGGTGGTCAGGCGCGGGTCCCATGACCACCAGGTGTTCCACACCGGCCGCGCCCAGATCGGGCCGGTGGTCAGCACGATGGTGGTGAACAGCACGCCGATCTCAGCGGAGCAAAAGGCGACGCGATCGTGCCACAGGCGATGTTTCCACAAATAGAGCACGCTGTAGACGAAGGTCACCGGGAACGCCACCGCCAGCGCCACGATCGCCGAGGGCGCGTGAAAATAGAAGATGCGTTGCACCACCCCCATGCTGGCTTCGGTGGGAACCATGATGAAGATGTTGTAGAGGTTCACCAGCATCAGCACGGCGGTGATCATGCCGAAGATGTTGGCCCACCGTTGCAGTTTTTCCGCAGCAGGCATAGGAATCCACCTCTTGTTGAGGACAGGGTTGTGAGCCGGTGCCGAAGCAAGCGCGTGCGCTCATTCTTCCAGCACGTACTCAAAGGTCACAAAACAGACGATGATGAACACGGCATCGAAGGCGATCAGAATCTTGAGCCAGTCGGCCAGGTCCGCCCACGAGCGACCGTTGAGCGCGCCGGCGGTGGCGTGCACCGCGGCGAGAATCACCGGCACTTGTATGGGAAACAACAGAATCGGCAGCATGATCTCGCGGGTGCGGGTGTTGACCGACATCGCGCTGAACAGCGTGCCCACCGAGGCAAAGCCGATGGTGCCGAGCAGAAACACCAGCGCGGTTTTCTCCAGCCCCACGGTCAGATCGACGTTGAAAAAAATCGCGAACAGAACGAAGGTCGGAATCTCGATCAGGAAAATGAAGATGATGTTGCCGATGGCCTTGGCCAGAAACAGCAGGCCACGATCGAGCGGGGCGATCATCAGGCCGTGCAGCGAGCCGCGCTCGACTTCATGAATCATCGAGCGGTGCAAGCCCAGCACGCTTGCAAATGTGAAGGCCACCCACAGCAGGCCGGGGCCGGCCTCGCGGGTGGCGGTGCTGCCGGTTTCAAAGGTGAAGCTGAAGATCACCACCACGATGAGCGCGAACATCAGCATCGAGGAAAGCAGCTCTTTGGTGCGAAACTCGGAAAGCAGATCCTTCCACACCACCGCCCACAGTTTGGCCAGCGCGCTCATTGCTCTCCTTTCGCCACCAGCTCGAAGTAAAGCGCCGAAAACGCCCGCGCCTCCACGTTGGCGGTTGCGCCTTCCCACACGATGCGGCCGCGCAGAAAGATCACGGCGCGATCGGCCATCGCCAGGCCCTGTTGCAGATCGTGGGTCACCAGCAGGATGGTGCGGCGCTCGCTGCGCAGCTTTTGCAGCCACTGCGTCAGCATGCTGGCGGCGTGTTGATCGAGGCCGGTGTAGGGTTCGTCGAGAAACAGGATGCTGGGTTCATGCACCATGGCGCGCGCGATGGCGAGGCGCTGCTGCATGCCGCGCGAGAATGCCCGGACGCGATCGTGGGCGCGTTTCTCCAGGCCCACTTCCGCGAGCACGGCCGGGATGCGGTCGTTGCGTGCGGGCACGTCATAAAGGCGGGCGAAGAACTGCAGGTTTTCCGCCGCGGTGAGATCGTCGTAGAGAAACGTCTGGTGGCCGATGACGCCGAGTTGGCGGCGGGCGGACAACGGCCGGTCACGCAGCGGCTGGCCATGAATGGCAATCTCGCCGCTGGTCGGCCGCGTGATTTCCGCGAGAATGCGCAACAGCGTGCTTTTGCCGGCGCCGTTGGGCCCGAAGATGCTCACGCATTCGCCGACGGCCACCTGCAACGAAATGCCGCGCAGCGCATGAAAGGAGCCGTAGCTTTTGATCAAGTTGGTAATCGCGAGGGCGGGCGGGGGCGCCGAGGCGGAGGCGCTCAGGCTCATGCCAGGTTCGCTCCGCAGGCGCTGCAAAACTTGTCGCCTGCCGGCGCCGGCTCGCCGCATTGCGCGCAGAACCGGCCGGCCGGCGCGCTGCCCGCGGCTTTGGCGCGGCGACTGCCTTTGCCCGCGGCCGGCAGCAGCGTGTCCAGCTTCTTCATGAGGTTGATCGCTTCCGTCTTGTACTGCTCGCGCAGCGCAGCATGATCTTCCTGCGACAGCTTGCCCATGCGAAAATCA contains:
- a CDS encoding FAD-binding oxidoreductase; this encodes MPDLKLKQNVIDDFKSRLRGPLIFPTESAYEETRSIWNAMIDRRPALIARCLGVADVQACVNFVREHRLPFSIRGGGHNISGLAVTDGGLMIDLSLMRGVWVDPAARRARAQAGCLLGDVDRETQIHGLATVMGFVSNTGIAGYTLGGGFGYLTRRFGWTTDNLLSVEMVTAGGQVVRADEKENADLFWGLRGGGGNFGIVTNFEYQLHAIGPEVIAGGIAWRGEDAAEVLQMYHALTQQAPPELTCAAALRLAPPAPWLPKEIHGRPIVALFVCYSGPIAEGEKVVAAIKAFGAPVGDIVQRRPYVAQQSLLDATQPKGRRYYWKSEYLSKLDAEIFPRAIAHAKDFKSPHAAIIFFPIDGAIRRLPDDHSPVGNRNAACVLNIAAAWDKAEEDDANVAWARTAWQDMRRFSTGGTYINFLTEEEGEDRIRAAYGDNYQRLVEVKTKWDSENLFRMNKNIAPRPPRG
- a CDS encoding caspase family protein, with amino-acid sequence MIIGINHYRDPGIAPLQFARNDATALRDLLIDPRWGLFKKENVHLLVDAQATAGDIRSQLIYWLGANVNENDDVWLFFAGRGATLASHPATHALLGHDAMLNDLEGSAITLDKLEEWLQLVTAARMLIVLDCGFNVDGDGRALATGGVPVLYDDSFLAALAQGRQRYVIAAAMPHQTCLEDPELQHGLLSYILLRQIQSEASGEVAGRLSWDALYQFLAVAVPRCAEQLGAVQNPIRLGSRENFILLAGEPPESRMAPAVPEGELAEFVRVLLLQAQEAARTDQLEKAKELFGEILRLEPGNRRAQRGLQILQAELERNQREQTLKDLFVQARRHLDEKNYLAALQTYQAIQQFDPTSKSAALGVESCQALLQRDLPGRAPVEEPAAGEGAVRYRHMKPYDRYIWPYIGWWALLWCCWKIFTGDFVNLDTPYSLFQPAVQAAFIGALIGFAHASINYGVIKLVKVLRRRRLLNKA
- a CDS encoding CcmD family protein, with translation MALAMAIVWSGMALLLQAPASTPARNLNFLFAGFVVVWVLILGYLFSISRRQKRLDQEIATLRQMREEK
- the ccsA gene encoding cytochrome c biogenesis protein CcsA; translated protein: MPAAEKLQRWANIFGMITAVLMLVNLYNIFIMVPTEASMGVVQRIFYFHAPSAIVALAVAFPVTFVYSVLYLWKHRLWHDRVAFCSAEIGVLFTTIVLTTGPIWARPVWNTWWSWDPRLTTTLILWFIYIGYMMLRVYTGEEQRGARFAAVFAIVGFVDVPIVYLANRLWRTLHPQPVIFGGSGSGLEPSMRYTFLFSIVVFICLFVFLLLQRLRLERAQLAVKEIKQEMSFAAS
- a CDS encoding heme exporter protein CcmB gives rise to the protein MSALAKLWAVVWKDLLSEFRTKELLSSMLMFALIVVVIFSFTFETGSTATREAGPGLLWVAFTFASVLGLHRSMIHEVERGSLHGLMIAPLDRGLLFLAKAIGNIIFIFLIEIPTFVLFAIFFNVDLTVGLEKTALVFLLGTIGFASVGTLFSAMSVNTRTREIMLPILLFPIQVPVILAAVHATAGALNGRSWADLADWLKILIAFDAVFIIVCFVTFEYVLEE
- the ccmA gene encoding heme ABC exporter ATP-binding protein CcmA yields the protein MSLSASASAPPPALAITNLIKSYGSFHALRGISLQVAVGECVSIFGPNGAGKSTLLRILAEITRPTSGEIAIHGQPLRDRPLSARRQLGVIGHQTFLYDDLTAAENLQFFARLYDVPARNDRIPAVLAEVGLEKRAHDRVRAFSRGMQQRLAIARAMVHEPSILFLDEPYTGLDQHAASMLTQWLQKLRSERRTILLVTHDLQQGLAMADRAVIFLRGRIVWEGATANVEARAFSALYFELVAKGEQ
- a CDS encoding zinc ribbon domain-containing protein produces the protein MVEVVGILLILATALFVGYPLLQKSSRRLSFSVNHQAEDLQARKEEIYAAIRDIDFDFRMGKLSQEDHAALREQYKTEAINLMKKLDTLLPAAGKGSRRAKAAGSAPAGRFCAQCGEPAPAGDKFCSACGANLA